CAAACAGTCGTCTAGTGATCGGGTAAGAGCCATCTACAAAAGCAGTTTTATTAATGGCTGTGCAGGTGTCATCAGCACAGGGAGACACAAAAGGTGAATTAACTTCCTTAGCCAAAGGGAGAACACGAATCGAGTTTTGATTGATGGCTTCCGATGTTGTAGCATAACTGATACCACCAGGAGTTTTGGCAACCTTACGGATAGACTCGGTAGTGTCTCTCACTTCCTGCACATTTGTTCCAAATGATTGTTTTGCCAAAACTTTTTCATAAAAGAAATCCACTGTCCCGCCATATTCAAGGTTACGACTGAAAGGCGCGATTGCCACATCAGGTCCCCCCACTTGCTTCCAGTTCGTCATTCTTCCAGTGAAGATACCTCGCGCTTGAGCCAAGGTTATACCTTTCAAGCCTTGAGCTACCAACTGAGGATTGACATAAAAGGCAATGCCATCAATAGCAATAGGTATTTGTTCTAGTTTAAAATTCTGGCTTTGAGCTTTTTCCAACTCCTCGTCTTTTAAAGCTCGAGAAGACTGAGAAAAACTTAGCTGACCTTCAAGTAGCATATCGATACCATTACCAGACCCTGGGTTTCCGGCTAGCGGCTCAGTATAGCGCAACTGAAATTCAGGATGAGCTTGATTGATAGTGGCAAAAAAATCCCGTTTTCCGAAGCGTTTAAAAATATCAGATCCTTTTCGCAGTGGTGCAAAGGTTGTAGACCCACCGTAATTGAATATTCCTTTTGGCACATTAGGCACATCAGCAATCTTGCTGCAGATAGTTTGAGCACCTAACTGTTGACAGCGAGCTGGTGGAGAAGATGGAGAAGAGGAAAAAAGGGCTTGAGTTGTGTTTTTTACTGCTGTTTTTGATATATTCTCTGATATCCATAAAGCAACTATTGCAACGCACAAGCCTGTGAAACCTATAACGAAGACTTTAACCTGTCTGCTTGTGTTATTTGTGTTATTCATCACAAATATTTCCTCGTAAAGCAAAAATGTTGCATTATATACCCATAATATATAATATATTGAGATTACTTTGCTTTTATGAATTTTTAAGTAGAATTCACTTCTTCACTATTTTCCAGATAAATTTTAATAATAAAAACGCCAAAAAAGCGGCAACAAGAGACAGTAACTCTGTCGTAAATATCGGCAAGCGTCGAGGAGATATTTTCAGCCATAAATTTAGAACTAGAAAAATTATCGGTGTCGGAATGGCAGCATAAATAAATAAAGAAAATTTCTGAACGGTTGTTAAGCCTGGTATGTGATATAGGGCAAGAGAGATGACACCAACCAAAAATAGCAGGCTGACTAGAGAGCCAATATTAAAATTTCCTCTGACAAGGGCGATCGCCAATAACCAAATAGCCGCCCCCATTAAGGCTGTCCTGCCTAATAATTCTAAAGTGTTAGACAGGTTATCCCCTTGGACTGGGGGAGGGGTTAGCTCGGATGCTGCTTGATTTGATGGTTGCGTGAGCGGCTGATGAATAACAGGATATGGAGTATCGGGTTTGGGGTTAAGTGTTTCAGGATGGATATTTTTATAGTGTTGAAAATGCTCTATTTCTCGTTTAGTCTTTTCCTGAAAAGGCTTTATTTCTGGGTCAAAATTGTTAATTAAAGCCAACCATTCTTGTATCGATTGAGGGCGTTCCTTTGAATTTAGCGCCATCCCTTTGATAATGGTATCATTCACTTGATCGGTGATATTCGGGTTGTAGTTTTTTGGACGTACTAATGGGTCGGATTCACCGTTGGCAGTGTGAGAATATCTCTCTTGGGCAGTTGGGGGATTTTCCTGAGTTAACAGAACATACAAAGTTGCTGCCAACGCATAAATATCCGTATATGGACCGTTAGGTTCGTTGCTTCTATACTGCTCAAGTGGTGCATAAACCTTGGAAAAATATACGGTCATATCGTTACGGCTGAATTCACGGGCAATGCCAAAATCTATTAAGACAGCTTCTTGAGTACCGTCTCGGATCATGATATTTCCAGGCTTTACATCCCGATGCACGAAATTGTTTTGATGAAACACATTGAGGGCAGCACTAATTTGACGGATGTAATGCAACGCTTCATTTTCTTCCAGGCTGCGCCCACGTCGCTCCAGCAGTTGAGCGAGAGTTTCACCCTGGATGTATTCTATGACTATGCAGGGCATTTCACCTTGGTAAAAAATATCGTAAATTTGCACAATGTGAGGATGCTGGCATTTGCTTAGTCGTTTCGCCTCGTTAACAAAATCTTCCTTGAATTTATGAAAAGTGGGAGCGCTTTGTACATCTCGATTGAGGGTTTTGATCACAACATCCCGACCGAGTACTTCATCACTAGCAAGGCAGGCAACACCAAAGCCTCCTTTTCCCAAAAAGCGTGTGATAATAAATCGTCCATTTTGTAACCGATACTTCAGTGGCCACTCTCTAATAAGATTCTCTAGGTTGTTAGCGTAACCCTCTAACCCATTAGCCGTTATTCCTTTGGGGATTTGGTAGTTCCCCTCAGTTAATATTCTGCGATTTCTACCATTAGGTTGGTCTTGCACCATAATGTCTATCCTGCGTGTTTCTAAAAAAATTTAGCTAGTAGATGCAGGTGACGTTCAGTTGTCGCAGCTAATTTTCAATTAGTTTTACAGCTAACTTTTCACAGATTCAACTGTCATATTAGATATTTTTTAACGAGTTAGAGGGTTTAAATTGCTACAAACCACATTCCCCAGGTTAATTCAATCATTATGGTATTTTGCAGAATGTAAGCTCAATAAGGATTTCAGGCACTGAACCCGAATTTCTGCATTTGCGATTGCCCAAACGGCATTGTGCGGCGCGCAATTGCGTTGAACGAAAGTGTCTGAATGGCACTTATTGATACAATTTTCAATAATCTACAGGGGAATTAGGCTTGTTTCAGTCGTTACGCTTGTATTACCCCCCATAGCTAATCAAAAGTGTGAAACGTTTATACGTTTATAAAGACGTTGCGTTGCAACGTCTTTACAAATCACCCGCCAATCCCCAAACGCCCAGCTAAACCGGAAGTGAGTGGAAGCAGAGTAGCAACCATCAAGAACAAAGCCAAAAGACCCAAAGCAGCCCGTGCATCATCGGGTTCGGTAATTTCATTTAAACTGGGACGTTCTAAATCTCGTTGTAAAAACAGAATCACAATTGCCCAGTACATAGCTAAAGAAGTACCGAGAGACACTAATCCCAGCACAATTAGGGTTGCTAGTGTTGCTCGTCCTGCTGTTTTGCGTCCGTAAATCGCTTGAACAATACGACCACCATCTAGTTGACCTGCTGGCATTAAATTTAAAGCAGTGATGACCAAACCTAACCAACCAATCACCACAAGTGGATGTACATTTACTACAGGTGAGTGTAATGCAGAACCGAGGATAACCCGCGCTAAGGTTCCTACCAGAATTGAACCAGAGAAAAACTCATTTGGTAATTGAAATAGACTCCCTTTATGAGAAAGTAGTAATCCAGTCACCAACATGAATAAAGATAAAATTCCCCCAGCAGCAGGTCCTGCCAAGGCTATATCAAATAGTACCTTGCGGTTGGGTAAAAAAGATTCAAAACGAGTAATAGCACCAAATGAACCAATTTGCACAGCAGGAAGAAAGTAAGGCAAGCTGAGGCGGATTTGATGACGGCGGGCGAGTAACCAATGACCAATTTCGTGAGCTACCAAAACCGCTAAGACACCAGCACTGATGGGTAAAACTTCTGGGAACCGTTCTGGGTTGGTAAAGAAATCAAAGTTCAGGAGTAACCCCCCAGCTTCCAGACTTGTGGCGATGGTTCCCACAAGTAGGATAACAGCAAAGACTTTCTGCGCTAAGGTCATCGGACGAGGGTCATTGCGGCTGGGAAGAACAATCACCACAGGTCTACCATCTGTGTTTTCCACTAAAAAAAGACGGTATTTATCACCTAGTCGTTCTTGCAAACTCGTAGTGAGACGATTATGAACCGCTTCTGGCTCTCCCCGCAGATTTCCTTTAAAGATTGCTCCTTCCTGGTAGCCAATGGTTTCTGTGGTAAAAAATGTATCAATGCCGAAAATCCCTTTAATGATGTTCAAGTCTTCTTCAGGAATCGGCAAGACTTCTATTTTCAATTGTGCAGATCCTTCCGGAGCGTTGGAATTATCTGTGGGACTGGCTTGTAGTGAGGAATCAGCCTCAAGCCTTTGAGTTGCCCGTTGCCTAAGTATCGCATCTTGTCCGGCTGCTCGCAACTGTCTTCCTAAGAAGATGTACACCCCAGCGGATGCTACCAACAAGAACAATATGCCTACTATATTGATGTAAATCCCTGCTGCAAACAAGCCAAAAAATAACAACCAAGGAGCTATTAATACTACCGACTGTAACCAGGCTAGGATTCCCAGTTTGCCATAAGGTCTGGCGCGATATAAGCCCCAACCTAAGATTCCGAAAGCGACCAGCACAATTGTGGCAATAATAGGTGTTTCTGATGAATTCAACATCTTTAAACCTTTGTTTTTGAAACCAAGCCTGAGTAGGTCAGTTGTTTACGGATATTAATAATTTATAACGAGGCTGTCGCAGATTTAGAGATTGATCTGACGGATGTAGTGGATGATGAGTTTGGTTTGACAAGGCAGTGTTGAGTTACAACACAAACCCGGTTTCTTCAAAAACCGGGTTTTTGAGTGCTGAACTTATGTGATTCGTAACTTCATTAGTTTCCAATAGGCGGAGCAAGAGCTACACGGGGAGTTCCTCCACCTCCAACGCTCTTAAGTTCATTGTTATCAACAATTTGACCTCTCCCCTGCCGCTCATGAGTGCCTGTTCCTCCGGGGCTTTCACGCTCCCGTTAAACTTTTGGTAAACTGCTTGGAATAGCTTCATAAAGTCTTCATAAAACGAACCATTTGTGCCCTCAAAATCGTAGCCGAAGGTGTTGCGAAACTCTTCAGGCACTTGTTTGTTTGCTGAAAAAGCTACTCCTCAATTATTTTCTGTGATACTGCTAATTCTTGGCGTGGATCATAGACAATGTGCCTACCAATTAGTCTGTATTATCTTACACAAGGGAGTGCGAATTTGTCCATGTTTGTAGTTTTTTTTAAACCTTTACAAAAAAAATAAACTTTCCTGCCTGTCAAATAGGATGAATCTTTAGAAGCATTATCCAAAACTGTTATTTTTTCCTGCTTTTAGAGAAAAAATGACCTATATTGCTGATTTACAATAATTTTACAATTTAGCAACAAAATAGAGCGAATATTTAGAGTATGAAGAAGGTACATTTAGTGGTTTGTGATATCTACTTCACAGGCTTGGTGGATGTTTATCTCTTCCCCCTTGTGGAACAGACATCTTGCTTGTGTAGAGAATCGATGGGAGTGCCGTAATTTTACTAGTTAGGTATTTTTGCTTTATCCTTTCTGTTGTTAAAGTGTGGCGTCGTGATACCATCACTTCAATCGTGGGATTGCATAAGTATGAAAAAATACCTTATACAAGTACCAATGTTTGTCTTCAAAAGACTGGAATATACATCAATCATCTTAGATATATAGGTTTTTTCTATCAATTTTGGTGGTCAAAAGGAAGATAAAAAGAATACAAAAGTATAAGAAAGTTACTGATATAAACTTTTTTCCCCTATAAGGAAAGGGAAGTATTTATACTTTTATGTACTAATATAAAATAAAAGATAAAAAGTAACGTTAAGTAAAGATTAGCGAAATCACACAGGACAACAAAGGAAATGCCTAGAGAGCATTTGTTTAGCTCGAAGGATGCCCTTGTTCGGCTCTAAAAAGCAAAACCTTTTTCAATACTAAGAGGAAGATAAGGGAGTGAATTGGCAGACCCTTACACAACAAAATAATCAACGCTACGACTCCAAGGCGATCGCCCGCTACTACCGCTACCGTCCCTGGTTGGCATGGGCACGGGCAATCAAAATAATTTGGTTTTTTGCGGTATTTATTCTTAGTCTCAAGTGGGATGAATGGCAAAATCAACAGGAGCAAAACAAGTTCAAAAGAGCTATCCAATTGCGGCAGTTGCTGACTCGCCTCGGTCCCACCTTCATTAAAGTTGGCCAAGCCCTGTCAACGCGACCAGACCTGATACGCAAAGATTACCTAGACGAACTGGTGAAACTGCAAGACCAGTTACCACCTTTTGATAGTGTACTCGCCTACAAAATTATCGAAACCCAACTAGAGCGCTCAATTGACGAAATTTTTAGCGAGTTGTCGCCGACTCCCGTTGCTGCTGCTAGCTTGGGACAAGTTTACCGTGGTCGTCTCCACAGTGGTGAAGAAGTGGCGGTGAAGGTACAACGCCCTAATTTGCGCCCAGTTCTCACACTCGACCTTTATCTCATGCGCTGGGCAGCTGGTTGGTTAGGTCCTTGGTTGCCCTTAAACCTTGGTCACGACCTCACAATGATTGTGGACGAGTTTGGCACCAAGTTATTTGAGGAAATTGATTACATCAACGAAGCCCGCAACGCGGAGAAATTTGCAAATAACTTCCGCGATCACCCTCAGGTCAAAGTGCCCCTTATCTATTGGCGTTACACCAATACCCGCGTTTTAACCCTAGAGTGGATTAACGGCTTCAAACTCACCGAAACAAAGAGTATTCGCGAAGTAGGTTTAGATCCAGAGACGATCATTCAAATAGGTGTCACCGCAGGTTTACAACAGCTCTTAGAACACGGTTTCTTCCATGCTGACCCCCATCCAGGTAATTTATTTGCCATGCCCGACGGTCGTATGGCTTACATAGACTTCGGCATGATGGATCAGTTACATGAAATTACAAAAGAAACTCTGGTAGATGCACTCGTAAATGTCGTTAATAAAGACTACAACGACTTAGCTGAAGATTTTGTCAAGCTAGGCTTTCTCACTCCAGAAACGGATATTCACCCGATAGTACCAGCATTAGAGGTGGTTTTGGGAGATGCCATTGGCAAAAACGTGGGGGATTTTAACTTCAAAACCATCACTGATAAGTTCTCAGAACTGATGTATGAATATCCTTTTAGAATTCCTGCGAAGTTTGCTTTGATTATTCGTTCTTTGGTCACGCAAGAAGGGATTGCTTTGAGCCTCAACCGGAATTTCAAAATTGTTGAAGTGGCGTACCCCTATGTGGCAAGGCGCTTGCTGACGGGAGAATCTGCACAACTGCGGCGACGATTGCTTGATGTGCTGTTCAAAGATGGTAAATTCCAGTGGCATCGGTTAGAAAATTTGATTGCGATCGCCCGCACGGATGGTAACTTCGACGTATTACCCACAGCCCAATTGGGATTGCAATATCTACTGTCTGATGAAGGCAAGTTTCTCCAGCGACAGTTGGTGCTTGCTCTCACTGAAGATGATCGCCTTCATACAGAAGAAGTTCAACGCTTATGGCTTTTGGTTAAAGATGACTTAAAACCCACTCGCTTGTTAAATGTGGCGATTGAAGTTTTAACAGAGTTCTCTAGAGAGGGAGTCGTTGCTATTCTACCGAAAGCCTTGAAAAAATTATGAATCATAATTTATGAATTATGAAAAAATTTTTTATGATTCATAATTTTTTACCCAATACCTATCAGGAGTTTTCATGTACTATTTTCCTGAACAACCACCCTATGTTTTGTTAGTTGTTGGATTGTTTGCAGCATTAGCCTCAGGTACAGCGTTAGCCGGAACGCTCAAATTAATTGTGCAAAAATGGAAAAACGATGGTGCAGAAACTTCTGGCACTCGTATAGCAATTAGACATTTGTCTGTCCCATTTCTAGGCATAACTGTCGGTGTTTGTCTGTTTCTTTGTTCAGGTTTTGAGATATTTGGCTTTCCGCCCTTGCTTGCCTATGCAGTTGGTGTACCAGTCACTCTTCTGACTTGCTTGCTCATGTGGTTTCAGTTGGGAAGTATGCTGGCTTTCATAGAACGCCAAGGAATACAAGCTCTAGATTTAGATTCTTTGCAGTAGAACTACTAGTTATAAACAGGGTAGATAACGCTTACCCTGTTTATATTTTATTTTTATATCATCATTCTTTCATTCAGAATCAATTATTGATTTTATCCTTAAAATTGCGATACTTAAGCTGAAAATTACTGATTTTTTGCTTTAAAAAACTGCTGGTAGACTTTTGCAGACGCATTAGCTGACTTGGGCGGGTAAAGGTTTTAGGTCTAGATTCTGGAGACTTGAGGTAACGGTAATGTAGGAACACTTCTCTATATGGAATAGAGACATCCTCTCCTGCACAAAGACGTGTAAAGCTTGATGAGGGCACACTCATGTAATGTATGTATGTCAGCCGACGCCCGTGGTCGTATAAAACGTTGTCTACTACATCAAATTGAGAAGACCAGTGATTACCAGTTACATGTTTTGTATCAGAATAGGCAAAGTTGTAGTAGGATATTCCACTACGGCAAATCATATAGTTAAATAAGGATTGGTCAGGTCCTCCCAATGCCATTACGTCAGCTTCACCTGACTTTAATTTGTCTAGTAAATTTGCTACCATTGCATCAGTAAAAACATTTTTTTTAGCAGCAAACCAACCAGCGCAGAATAATTTGGACTGTAGGTTTTCTTCGGAAAAAACTTTTTGGATAAGCTCGGAGGCTCCGTCAAAAATATATTTTAAGTCAGACTTATACTGAAAATCATTTGTTACCCAATCATAGTTATTTAACTTATGATATATGTAGTCTAGAGGCCCCATGAGCAGAGTATCTGCGTCAAAGTAAATAAATTTGTCAAATACACCATGAATACCACAAAGCTTGCGGTGCATGGCTAGACGATAGTTGTCTGGAAAGCCCCATTCTCTCCAAGTCCTTTGTGCTCTGAGATGAGCTTTCCACGCTTGGGTAGCAAAATTTTCCCAGTAAGCAATTACAGCAGAATCCTCCAAAAGTGTTACATTCTTTCTAGCTGCTATTTCCGCACGCACCCTGTCGAGGCGATCGTTATAGGGAATGACGCAAACGGGAATTTCTCTACCTGCATTAACTTCTATACTGTTAAGCAAGGCAACGAGTTGGTCATAGACCACATCATTTGCTAGGGTGTAGATGCCGTCTATCATCGTAAAA
The sequence above is a segment of the Mastigocladopsis repens PCC 10914 genome. Coding sequences within it:
- a CDS encoding PstS family phosphate ABC transporter substrate-binding protein, whose translation is MNNTNNTSRQVKVFVIGFTGLCVAIVALWISENISKTAVKNTTQALFSSSPSSPPARCQQLGAQTICSKIADVPNVPKGIFNYGGSTTFAPLRKGSDIFKRFGKRDFFATINQAHPEFQLRYTEPLAGNPGSGNGIDMLLEGQLSFSQSSRALKDEELEKAQSQNFKLEQIPIAIDGIAFYVNPQLVAQGLKGITLAQARGIFTGRMTNWKQVGGPDVAIAPFSRNLEYGGTVDFFYEKVLAKQSFGTNVQEVRDTTESIRKVAKTPGGISYATTSEAINQNSIRVLPLAKEVNSPFVSPCADDTCTAINKTAFVDGSYPITRRLFVLVKRNGGLDEEAGVAYANILLSNEGQKFVEQAGFVPLRNP
- a CDS encoding serine/threonine protein kinase, with protein sequence MVQDQPNGRNRRILTEGNYQIPKGITANGLEGYANNLENLIREWPLKYRLQNGRFIITRFLGKGGFGVACLASDEVLGRDVVIKTLNRDVQSAPTFHKFKEDFVNEAKRLSKCQHPHIVQIYDIFYQGEMPCIVIEYIQGETLAQLLERRGRSLEENEALHYIRQISAALNVFHQNNFVHRDVKPGNIMIRDGTQEAVLIDFGIAREFSRNDMTVYFSKVYAPLEQYRSNEPNGPYTDIYALAATLYVLLTQENPPTAQERYSHTANGESDPLVRPKNYNPNITDQVNDTIIKGMALNSKERPQSIQEWLALINNFDPEIKPFQEKTKREIEHFQHYKNIHPETLNPKPDTPYPVIHQPLTQPSNQAASELTPPPVQGDNLSNTLELLGRTALMGAAIWLLAIALVRGNFNIGSLVSLLFLVGVISLALYHIPGLTTVQKFSLFIYAAIPTPIIFLVLNLWLKISPRRLPIFTTELLSLVAAFLAFLLLKFIWKIVKK
- a CDS encoding site-2 protease family protein; its protein translation is MLNSSETPIIATIVLVAFGILGWGLYRARPYGKLGILAWLQSVVLIAPWLLFFGLFAAGIYINIVGILFLLVASAGVYIFLGRQLRAAGQDAILRQRATQRLEADSSLQASPTDNSNAPEGSAQLKIEVLPIPEEDLNIIKGIFGIDTFFTTETIGYQEGAIFKGNLRGEPEAVHNRLTTSLQERLGDKYRLFLVENTDGRPVVIVLPSRNDPRPMTLAQKVFAVILLVGTIATSLEAGGLLLNFDFFTNPERFPEVLPISAGVLAVLVAHEIGHWLLARRHQIRLSLPYFLPAVQIGSFGAITRFESFLPNRKVLFDIALAGPAAGGILSLFMLVTGLLLSHKGSLFQLPNEFFSGSILVGTLARVILGSALHSPVVNVHPLVVIGWLGLVITALNLMPAGQLDGGRIVQAIYGRKTAGRATLATLIVLGLVSLGTSLAMYWAIVILFLQRDLERPSLNEITEPDDARAALGLLALFLMVATLLPLTSGLAGRLGIGG
- a CDS encoding ABC1 kinase family protein: MNWQTLTQQNNQRYDSKAIARYYRYRPWLAWARAIKIIWFFAVFILSLKWDEWQNQQEQNKFKRAIQLRQLLTRLGPTFIKVGQALSTRPDLIRKDYLDELVKLQDQLPPFDSVLAYKIIETQLERSIDEIFSELSPTPVAAASLGQVYRGRLHSGEEVAVKVQRPNLRPVLTLDLYLMRWAAGWLGPWLPLNLGHDLTMIVDEFGTKLFEEIDYINEARNAEKFANNFRDHPQVKVPLIYWRYTNTRVLTLEWINGFKLTETKSIREVGLDPETIIQIGVTAGLQQLLEHGFFHADPHPGNLFAMPDGRMAYIDFGMMDQLHEITKETLVDALVNVVNKDYNDLAEDFVKLGFLTPETDIHPIVPALEVVLGDAIGKNVGDFNFKTITDKFSELMYEYPFRIPAKFALIIRSLVTQEGIALSLNRNFKIVEVAYPYVARRLLTGESAQLRRRLLDVLFKDGKFQWHRLENLIAIARTDGNFDVLPTAQLGLQYLLSDEGKFLQRQLVLALTEDDRLHTEEVQRLWLLVKDDLKPTRLLNVAIEVLTEFSREGVVAILPKALKKL
- a CDS encoding Npun_R2821/Npun_R2822 family protein — protein: MIDGIYTLANDVVYDQLVALLNSIEVNAGREIPVCVIPYNDRLDRVRAEIAARKNVTLLEDSAVIAYWENFATQAWKAHLRAQRTWREWGFPDNYRLAMHRKLCGIHGVFDKFIYFDADTLLMGPLDYIYHKLNNYDWVTNDFQYKSDLKYIFDGASELIQKVFSEENLQSKLFCAGWFAAKKNVFTDAMVANLLDKLKSGEADVMALGGPDQSLFNYMICRSGISYYNFAYSDTKHVTGNHWSSQFDVVDNVLYDHGRRLTYIHYMSVPSSSFTRLCAGEDVSIPYREVFLHYRYLKSPESRPKTFTRPSQLMRLQKSTSSFLKQKISNFQLKYRNFKDKINN